The window CGGCAGACACCGGACCGCGCCATTATGCAATATGGCGACCGTTACGGCTACCTGCAGGGCGACCAATTGACGGTTCTGGAGCCCCATCTGGATCCCTGCCAGTTTCGATATACCGCGCCCGAGACGTTTGAACCCATGACGTCCGATGAATCGCTGGTAAAGCTGGCGCGCGCGCATGCGCTGTGGCCCTTCAGTGTTTACCGGGATAAAAGCTATACTGTGCCGAAACAACGGTGATCACGGGTGCAGCACTCGCGTCTCGGAGTGCACGCACCTGATCTCATTTTCGGAGAGCAAGCCATGGATTATCTGCTGGCACTAGATCAGGGAACGTCCAGTTCCCGTAGTATTTTGTTTGATCGCAATGGGCAAATTGTGGGTCTTGCCCGCCAGGAGTTTACGCAACACTATCCGCAATCGGGCTGGGTCGAGCATGATGCGCTGGAGATCTGGCGTACCCAGCTGGTGACGATGGAAAAGGTGCTGCATCAGACCGGGGTGGATATTTCCCGGGTACGTGCCGTTGGCATTACCAATCAGCGTGAGACTTCGGTGCTGTGGGATCGCCGTACGGGCGAACCGCTGGGGCCGGCCATTGTGTGGCAGGATCGCCGTGGCGAACCGCTGTGCCGCCAGTTGCGCGACCAGGGCCATGAACCATTGATCCTGGAGAAAACCGGCCTGCGCCTGGACGCCTACTTTTCCGCGACCAAACTGGTGTGGATGCTGGAGCATTTCCCACAGGCCCGGGCCCGTGCCGAAAAAGGGGAACTGCTGTTCGGCACCATCGATAGCTGGCTGATCTGGCAACTGACCGGCGGCAAGGTGCATGCCACAGATGTGACTAATGCTTCGCGCACGATGTTGTTCAATGTGCATACGGGGCAGTGGGACGCGCAACTGCTGGATCTGTTTCAGATTCCCGCCAGCCTGCTGCCGCAGGTGCTGCCCTCCAGCGCGCATTATGGCGATATCCCTGCGGATCTGCTGGGTTATGCGCTGCCCATTTGCGGCGTGGCGGGCGATCAGCACAGCGCGCTTTTTGGACAGGCGTGTACGCGCGCGGGGATGGCAAAAAATACCTATGGCACCGGTTGCTTTGCGCTGCTGCATACGGGCACTCGCTTCACTACCTCGGAAAATGGCCTGCTCACGACCAGGGTTGCGCAATATGGTCAGCCTCAGCCCGAATTCGCGCTGGAAGGCAGTGTCTTCGTGGCCGGTGCGGCCGTGCAGTGGTTGCGTGATGGTCTTGGCATTATTAAAAAAAGCCGCGATGTGCAGGCGCTGGCCGAATCGGTTCCCGATACCGGCGGTGTTATGTTCGTCCCGGCATTCACCGGCCTGGGCGCGCCGTACTGGAATGCCGACGCACGTGGCGCGCTGGTAGGCATCACGCGCGCGACGACCGCTGCGCACATTGCCCGCGCGGCGATCGAGAGCATTGCCTATCAGAGCGCCGCGCTGCTGTCGGCCATGGCGCGTGACGGTGCGGGGCTGGAGCAGTTACGGGTTGATGGCGGTGCCAGCGTGAATGATGCGCTGATGCAATTTCAGGCAGACCTGCTGGGGATCCCGGTGTTACGTCCGCAAGTGGTGGAAACAACGGCGCTGGGGGCTGCTTATCTGGCGGGTCTGCAATGCGGGATCTGGTCTGATGTGGATGAGATCGAACAATTGTGGCAGATTGATAGAACCTTTGAACCTGCCATGAGCGCAGATCAGGCGCAGGCGTGCATGGCACAGTGGGAAAAGGCAGTGGTGCAAACCATCAGTGGCACCTGATGGTTTGCGCAACGATGAGCGCCGCGCGGTTCAGCTTAAAAATCGCATCTGAAACGAGCGCCCTTTGATGGGGCGCTGGCTCAGGCGCTGCAGCGTGTCCTGAGCGATGTTACGCTCAATCGCTACGAAAGCCACAAAATCGAACAGACTTATTTTGCCGACCTGACTGGCCTGCAGGCCCAGGTCTTTGGTGAGCGCCCCCAGCAGATCGCCTGGCCGCAGCTTGTCTTTCTTGCCGCCGCGGATACAGATGGTGCGCATAGGGGGAGTGAAGGCGCCGCGACCACGTTTGAGGGTGTTCATGTCCAGCCAGGCCAGCGGTTTGCCCAGTGCCTGCTCAATGCGTTCGGCGCGGAACTTCTCCTGAGGCGTGCATAGGGTGAGCGCCAGCCCGCCACGTCCGGCAACGCGACCCGTGCGTCCTACCCGGTGAATGTGGGTCTCTGCGTTGGGAGACATATCAACATTGATCACAGCATCCAGCGTGGCAATATCCAGGCCCCTGGCGGCAACGTCGGTGGCCACCAGAACCGAGCAACTTTGTCCGATAAAGTCGACCAGGACATCTTCGCGATCGCGCTGCTCCATATCGCCGTGTAGTGTGCGGGCTTCGATGCCGCGTTCCAGCAGGGAGTCGGTCAGCGCCTCGCACTGGGCCTTGGTGTTGCAGAAAGCCAGGGTAGAGACGGGCCGATAGGCATTGAGCAGGGCGGCGGTGGTGTTGAATCGGTCAGCCTCTTCGGTGGCCACAAACCAGGAATCGGTCTCGGGATGATCGGGCTTGTCGTCGGTGCGCACGTGCACCGGATTCATCAGAAACCCTTCACTGGCCTTAAGGATAGCGGGTGGAAAGGTGGCCGAAAATAACAGGTTTTGTCGTTTGAGCGGGCAGGCCTGGGTGATTGCGCTGATATCTTCGTAAAAGCCCATATCGATCATGCGATCGGCTTCATCCAGCACCAAAACCTTGACGGCAGACAGCCGAAGCACGTCGCGATCAACCAGATCCAGTACCCTGCCAGGCGTGCCGACCACAATATGTGCACCATGCTGGAGCGATTCTGCCTGCGGCTTCAGGGCGGTACCGCCATACAGGGCGAGCACCTTGATATTGCCCAGCGCACGTGCCAGCTTGCGTACTTCCTGTGCGACCTGTTCGGCCAGTTCCCGGGTCGGGCACAGGACCAGCGCCTGGCAACCGAAATAAGTGGGGTTCAGCCGTTGTAGCAAACCCAGACCGAAAGCCAGGGTTTTGCCGCTACCGGTTTTTGCCTGAGCCAGTACATCCCGGCCCTCCAGGACAGCGGGCAGGCTGGCAGACTGGATCGGCGTCATGGTGTGAAAGCCGAGTTCGGCCAGATTTTTCTGCTGGGCCTCGGAAAGGGGAAGGGTGGAAAAAGACATGGTGGCCTGATGGTGACGAAGGCGCAAGCTTAGGCGCTTTGCCGAAAAATGAGCGCAAATGGAAAAGCGCAATGAAATCGAAGACTTATTGTACCGTAAAGCATCATAATAATTGTTCTGTCCCCAATTTAAATTGAACCAAAATAGTGCGTTTAATATTAGGGTGCGTCCCTAATTATTTTTCTTGCAACACCCGGGTAATCGCAGTATTCTTTCTTGTCCCTTATTGCGCTGCACGATAGCGCTTAAGTATTTTAAGCAGTATCCCGATTCAATCGCGGCGCATTTTTACGCAGCACCCTGCGGAGTTTCCTATGTCAGTTCATTCATCTTCTCCTGCCGATCAGGTGTCGGTTATCGACGCTTCTGCCATTGGGCATCGGCCGCATCGTATGCCCAAAGCTCAGGGCATGTACGATCCGACCAACGAACATGACGCCTGTGGCGTCGGCTTTGTGGCCAATATCAAGGGCCGCAAAAGCCATGCGATTATTCAGCAGGGTCTGAAGATTCTTGAAAATCTGGACCACCGGGGTGCCGTGGGCGCCGATAAGCTCATGGGCGATGGCGCCGGTATTCTGCTGCAGATTCCCGATACGCTTTATCGCGAGGAAATGGCCAAACAGGGTGTCACCTTGCCTGCCGAGGGCGAATATGGCGTCGCCATGGTGTTCCTGCCCAAAGAAACCGCTTCTCGTCTGGCCTGTGAGAAAGAACTGGAACGCGCAGTGCGCGACGAAGGTCAGGTCCTGCTTGGCTGGCGTGATGTACCTATCGATCACGATATGGAAATGTCGCCCACTGTCCGCGATTGCGAGCCGCTTATTCGCCAGCTCTTCATTGGCCGGGGCCCGGATGTCATGGTGCCCGATGCACTGGAGCGCAAGCTTTACGTTATCCGTAAAACGGCCAGCCACGCCATTCAAAACATGCATCTGGCTCATGGTCAGGAATATTTTGTGCCATCGGCTTCGGTGCGCACAGTTGTCTATAAAGGGCTGTTGCTGGCCAACCAGGTGGGCATTTACTATCGCGACCTGGCCGATACCCGTGCCGTGTCTGCGCTGGCGCTGGTGCACCAGCGGTTTTCCACTAATACTTTCCCGGCCTGGCCGCTGGCTCACCCGTATCGCATGATCGCTCACAACGGTGAGATCAATACCGTCAAGGGTAACTTCAACTGGCTGCGTGCCCGTGAAGGCATGATGGATTCGGCTGTGCTGGGCGATGACCTGAAAAAACTCTATCCGATTGTCTATGAAGGCCAATCGGATACCGCGACATTTGACAACTGTCTGGAGCTGCTGGTGACATCCGGCTACTCGCTGTCTCACGCCATGATGATGATGATCCCGGAAGCCTGGGAACAGCACACCACAATGGACGAGAATCGCCGCGCCTTCTACGAATACAACGCAGCCAAGATGGAGCCATGGGATGGCCCGGCAGCCGTGGCCTTTACCGATGGTCGCCAGATTGGCGCCACCCTGGATCGTAACGGCCTGCGTCCCGCTCGCTATCTGATTACCGATGACGATATGGTGATTCTGGCCTCCGAGGCCGGTACCCTGACCGTTCCGGAAAACCGCATTATCAAAAAATGGCGTCTGCAGCCCGGTCGTATGCTGCTGATCGACCTGGAGCAGGGCCGTATTATCGGCGATGATGAAATCAAATCGCAGTTGTCCAATAACCGTCCCTATGGCCAGTGGATCAAGCGCCTGCGCGTCAAACTCGACGACATTCTGGTGCATGGGAACAATCATCCGCAAGCGCCTGGCGCACCGGCGACGCTGCTGGACCGCCAGCAGGCATTTGGCTGGAACCAGGAAGATCTCAAATTCATCATCCAGCCCATGGCCAAAAATGGTGAAGAAGCCATTGGTTCCATGGGCAACGATACGCCATTGGCGGTACTGTCGTCCCGGCCCAAGTCGTTCTACAACTATTTCCGTCAACTGTTTGCGCAGGTAACCAATCCGCCGATCGACCCGATCCGCGAACAACTGGTCATGTCGCTGGTATCCTTCATTGGTCCCAAGCCCAATCTGCTGGATATCAACAATGTCAATCCACCGCAGCGGATCGAAGTGTCCCAGCCTATTCTGGACTTCGCTGGCATGTCGGTATTGCGCGATATTGAAAAATACACCGATAACAAATTCCGCAGCGCCGAGCTGGATATCACTTATCCCGCAAGCTGGGGTGCCGAAGGTATCGAGGCCTGTATTGCAGCACTGTGCTCCAGTGCTGCAGATGCGGTGCGCAGCGGCCTGAATATTCTGATTCTGTCCGATCGCAATATGGACGGCGAACGGGTGGCGATCCCGGCCTTGCTGGCCACCTCTGCCGTGCATCAGCATTTGATTCGCGAAGGCCTGCGTACCGCTACCGGTCTGGTGGTGGAAACCGGCTCGGCACGTGAGGTACACCATTTTGCCCTGCTGGGCGGGTTTGGAGCCGAGGCGATCTATCCGAATCTGGTCATGGAAACCCTGGCGGGCTTCCCGGAGCCCGAAAAAGCCGTCAAGAACTATGTGAAAGCCGTAGGCAAGGGCCTGAACAAGGTCATGTCCAAAATGGGCATTTCCACCTATATGTCCTACACCGGCGCGCAGATTTTTGAGGCCGTCGGCCTGCAATCGGCACTGGTAAAAAAATATTTCTCCGGCACACCAAGCAAAATCGAGGGCATTAATGTCTTCCAGGTAGCGGAAGAAGCGCTGCGCCTGCATCAGGCGGCCTACAGCGAAGATCCGGTGCTGAAAAATGCCCTGGACGCTGGCGGCGAGTACGAATATCGCATTCGTGGTGAAGACCACATGTGGACACCAGACTCCATCGCCAAGCTGCAGCATTCCACCCGTGCCAATAACTATCGCACTTACAAGGAATACGCTCAGTTAATCAATGACCAGTCCCGCCGTCACATGACCTTCCGGGGGCTGTTCGAATTTCGTGTTGACCCGGCCAGGGCCATTGCGCTGGAAGAGGTAGAACCTGCCAAGGAAATCGTCAAGCGCTTTGCGACTGGTGCGATGTCACTGGGATCCATCTCTACCGAAGCGCACTCGGTGCTGGCCGTGGCCATGAACCGTATCGGCGGCAAGTCCAATACCGGCGAGGGTGGTGAAGACGAACTGCGCTACCGCAACGAATTGCGCAATGGTGCCAGCGGCATTAAAAAAGGCGATACGCTGGCCTCTGTGCTGGGTTCCGATCGTATTGAAGCCGATGTCCCCCTGCAGGACGGCGACTCGTTACGTTCAAAAATCAAGCAGGTTGCATCCGGTCGTTTCGGCGTGAGTGCAGAGTATCTGTCCAGTGCTGATCAGATCCAGATCAAAATGGCGCAAGGCGCCAAGCCCGGTGAGGGCGGTCAGTTGCCAGGCCATAAAGTCTCCGAATACATCGCCAAGCTGCGTTATTCGGTGCCCGGCGTGGGACTGATTTCACCGCCGCCGCATCACGATATTTATTCCATCGAAGATCTGGCGCAGTTGATTCACGATCTGAAAAACGTCAATCCATCGGCATCCATCTCCACCAAGCTGGTCTCTGAAGTGGGTGTGGGTACGGTTGCGGCCGGTGTGGCCAAAGCCAAGTCCGATCACATTGTGATTGCCGGGCATGATGGTGGTACGGGCGCATCGCCTATCTCGTCCATCAAACATGCGGGTACGTCATGGGAGCTGGGCCTGTCGGAAACGCAGCAAACGCTGGTACTGAACAAATTGCGTAGCCGCGTTCGGGTGCAGGCCGATGGCCAGATGAAAACAGGCCGTGACGTGGTGATTGGCGCTTTGCTGGGTGCAGACGAATTCGGTTTTGCGACGGCGCCGCTGGTGGTCGAAGGCTGTATCATGATGCGCAAATGCCATCTGAATACCTGCCCGGTAGGGGTGGCAACACAGGATCCCGTACTGCGCAAGAAATTCCAGGGCAAGCCCGAGCACGTCGTCAACTTCTTCTTTTTCATTGCCGAAGAAGTGCGCGAGATCATGGCGCAACTGGGTATTCGCAAGTTCGACGAACTGATCGGTCGCGCCGATCTGCTGGACATGCGTGCCGGCATCGAGCACTGGAAGGCACGCGGACTGGACTTCAGCAATATCTTCTATCAACCCGAGGTTGACACCTTCGTGCGTCATACCGAAGAGCAGGATCACGGGCTTGATAAAGCGCTGGATATTCAACTGCTTGAGCGCAGCAAGGCAGCGCTTGAACGTGCCGAGAAAGTGTCCTTCATTGTGCCGATTCGCAACCGCAACCGGACGGTCGGCTCCATGTTGTCAGGCGCCGTTGCCCGCAAATACGGCCACGAAGGCTTGCCCGAAGACACCATACATATTCAGTTGAATGGTACGGCGGGGCAGAGTTTTGGCGCGTTCCTGGCGCATGGCGTGACTTTTGACCTGGTTGGTGAAGGTAACGACTACGTGGGTAAAGGGCTCTCTGGTGGTCGCATTATCGTGCGTTCCCCTAATGACTTCCGCGGCTACGGCCCGGACCACATCATTGCCGGCAATACCCTGCTTTACGGTGCGCTGGCGGGTGATGCCTATTTCAACGGCGTGGTGGGCGAGCGGTTTGCGGTGCGTAACTCCGGCGCCGCCACAGTAGTGGAAGGCACCGGCGATCACGGATGTGAATACATGACGGGCGGCACCGTTGTGGTGCTGGGCGAAACCGGCCGCAATTTTGCTGCCGGTATGTCCGGTGGTGTGGCCTATGTGTGGGATCCGGAAGGTGAACTCAAGTCACGCTGCAATATGTCGATGGTTGAGCTGAGTGAAGTCGCGGCGCATGACGACCAGCTCAAGGAAAACCGGCAGGAAGGCTGGCATAGCATTCAGCGCGGCCAGGAGCGTCAGACCGACGAATCCATCCTGCGTACGCTGGTCGAAAACCATTTCCGTCTGACCGGCAGTTTCCGGGCGCGTGACTTGCTGGGCGACTGGGACAAGGCCCGCAAGCAATTCGTCAAGGTCATGCCGACCGACTATAAACGTGCATTGGCAGAAATCTGGCAATCAGAACAATCCGCCCGTAAAGCAGCTTAAGGAAAGATCTATCATGGGTAAAATTACCGGTTTTATCGAATTCGAGCGGGTTGCCGAATCCTACGAGGCGCCCGGTGCGCGCCTGAAACACTATAAAGAGTTTGTGCTGGCGCTGGAAGACAAGCAGGCGCAAGTGCAGGGTGCTCGCTGCATGGATTGTGGCATCCCGTTCTGCAATACCGGCTGTCCGGTCAACAATATCATTCCCGACTGGAATGATCTGGTGTACCGCCAGGAGTGGAAACAGGCGCTGGATGTCCTGCATTCAACCAATAACTTTCCCGAGTTCACTGGTCGTATCTGTCCGGCGCCCTGCGAGGAGGCCTGTACGCTCAATATCAGCAATGAGCCGGTCGGCATCAAGTCGATTGAGCATGCCATTATCGACAAGGGCTGGGAGCAGGGCTGGGTAGTACCGCAACCGCCGCTGAAGAAAAGCGGCAAAAAGGTTGCCGTGGTGGGTTCCGGCCCGGCGGGCCTGGCAGCGGCGCAACAACTGGCGCGTGCCGGTCACAGCGTAACGGTATTTGAAAAAAGCAATCGTATCGGCGGGTTGCTGCGCTATGGTATTCCCGACTTCAAGCTGGACAAAAGCCTGATTGAACGTCGCGTTTCCCAAATGGAAGCCGAGGGCGTAGAGTTTCTGGCCTCCACTTATGTGGGAGCTGCTGCCGATGCGACCGAAGATGGCCTGAATGTGATTACCACCGCAGAGCTGGATGAGCAGTTTGACGCCGTTATCATGGCGGGTGGGTCGGAAGCGCCGCGCGATCTGCCGGTGCCAGGGCGTGAACTTGGCGGCGTGCATTTCGCCATGGATTTTCTGCGCCAGCAGAACAAACGCAATGCAGGCGATCGCATCGCCAACCAGATCAGTGCTGCCGGCAAACACGTGATTGTGATCGGTGGTGGCGATACCGGTTCGGATTGTGTGGGTACCAGTAACCGCCAGGGGGCGGCATCGGTCACCCAGATCGAACTCATGCCCCGGCCGCCTGAGCATGAAAACAAGGCGCTGACCTGGCCTTACTGGCCCGCCAAGCTGCGCACGTCTTCTTCACATGTCGAAGGCTGCGAGCGCGACTGGGCCATCACCACCAAATCCTTCCAGGGCGATAAGGGCAAGCTCAAAAAGCTGGTGTGCGCACGGGTGGAATGGGTTAAGGACGACACCACCGGTCAGATGAAAATGCAGGAAGTCGAAGGCTCGGAATTTGAGCTCAAAGCAGACCTGGTCTTTCTGGCCATGGGTTTTGTTTCTCCTGTGGCTGCCGTACTGGACGCCTTCGGCGTGGAAAAAGACCAGCGCGGCAATGTCAAAGCCAATGTCGATAACTATCGCACGTCCCGGGACAAGGTGTTCTCTGCGGGCGATATGCGGCGGGGCCAGTCTCTGGTGGTCTGGGCGATCCGTGAGGGTCGTCAGTGTGCGCGTGCGGTCGATGAGTTCCTGATGGGGGCATCACTGCTGCCACGCTAATGCGGGTGCCGGTCAGCCGCATGCAGCTGTTACGCCGCATTACGCAATAATCGCGCTTATTGCTCTAAAACTTGCGCAAGAGCCTGTTTACACGTTGAACAGGCTCTTGCGCATTTTGGCGGTTTGTTTTTACCAACTCCCGTTAAACAGATACAATAGGGGTTCTTTTTCACAAAATTTCTTTGATGACAGCAGAGTCACGTCACTCCTCCCCGCCGGTTATCCGGTTCACGGATGTCACCCTTGGTTATGATACCCGCGTCATTTTGCGAGACCTGAGTCTCGAAGTAAACAAAGGCGAAGTGGTTGCCCTGATTGGTGGTTCCGGCTCCGGCAAAACCACCTTGTTGCGCGCAGCGACGGGTCAGATTCGCGCGCAGAAAGGGACCGTTACCGTCTTTGACCAGGATGTCAATCGCATGACGCCCCAGCAACTGGGCGCTGCGCGTCGCCGCATGGGTGTGCTGTTTCAGCAGGGCGCCCTGTTTACCGACCTGAGCGTGTTCAGCAATGTGGCTTTCCCTTTGCGCGAACTGAGCAACGATAGCGAAGCCGTGATTCTGGAAAAGGTGCTGGACAAACTGGATCAGGTTGGTTTGAAGCGCGCTGCGCATTTGAGTGTGTCTGAAATCTCAGGCGGCATGGCGCGGCGGGTTGCACTGGCCCGGGCCATTGTGCTGGAGCCCGAAATTATTCTGTTTGATGAGCCCTTTGCCGGTCTGGACCCGATTTCACTTGGCATGACAGCCCGTCTGATTCGCAGCCTGACCGATAAACTCGGCTGCGCGACGGTACTCATCACGCACGACCTGGAAGAGTCATTCCTGATTGCCGATCAGGTGTACATGGTGGGCGATGGCAGCCTGGTTGTGTCGGGCACGCCGGATGAAGTGCGCCAGTCTGACAATTCGCTGGCGCGCCAGTTTCTTAAGGGCGCCTCCAGCGGACCGGTGGTCTTTGAATATCCGCCTTCTGATGATTTCGATCGCTGGCTCAGTCGTCATCGCGAGGGCGTCAAATGATCGTTGATCTTATTACCGCGCTGGGCGCGCGCATCACGCGTCCCATTCTGGCGCTGGGAATCTGCTTCCGGTTTTTACTTGCCGTGCTGGCGCGCACGTCCATCGTGTTTAAGCGCCCCCGGCTGGTGATCGAGCAAATTCATTTTATCGGTAATTATTCGCTGGTCATTATTGCGGTTTCGGGCCTGTTTGTGGGTTTTGTGCTGGGTCTGCAGGGGTACTACACGCTCACCCGGTACGGTTCCGAAGAGGCGCTGGGCGTGATGGTGGCCCTTGGTCTGGTGCGTGAGCTGGGGCCGGTCGTCACGGCGCTGCTGTTTGCCGGCAGGGCTGGTACCTCCATTACCGCGGAAATCGGTTTGATGAAAGCCGGCGAGCAGATCGCCGCCATCGAGGTAATGGGTATCAACCCATTACGCCGTATCGTGGTTCCGCGTTTCTGGGGTGGCGTGATTGCCATGCCGATTCTCGCGCTCATCTTTTCGACCGTCGGTATTATTGGCGGCTGGCTGGTGGCGGTGGTGCTTATCGGTGTGGACGGCGGTTCATTCTGGTCGCAAATGCAAAGCGCAGTTGATATTCAGAACGATATTCTGGCCGGCTTTATCAAAAGCATCGTGTTCGGGCTGGCCGTGATGCTGGTTTCCGTTTATGAAGGCTGGATGTCGAAGCCCACCCCGGAAGGGGTGGCGCGCGCGACCACGCGCACGGTGGTGGTCAGCTCCCTGCTGGTGCTGGCGCTTGATTTCCTGCTCACAGCAGTGATGTTCGGTGGTTAGTCGCGTTTTGTGACGTACACACGAAAAAGGTTAATTTCAAATGAGTAAGAAAACAGATTTTCTGGTCGGATTGTTCGTGTTGCTGGGTATTCTGGCTGCGGTCTTTATGATGCTGCAGGCGGGTAACCTCAGAACGTTTTCTATCGGGCAAACCTATCATGTGACCGCCAAGTTTCAGAATATCGGCGCGCTCAAAGTGCGCTCGCCGATTAAAAGCAACGGCGTGGTGGTGGGTCGGGTCAGCAGCATCACCTTCGACAATAAAGAGTTCAAAGCGGTGGTGGGGATGGATATCGAGGCCGGCTATCAGTTCCCTGACGACAGTTCGGCATCCATCCTGACCTCGGGCCTGCTGGGTGAGCAGTACATTGGCCTGACACCAGGCGGCGATGATAAGAACCTCGCGGACAATAGTGAAATCATTTATACGCAGAGCGCGGTGGTGCTTGAAGAGCTGATCAGCAAGTTCCTGTTTTCCAAGGCGGAGTCAGAAGGGGCGGGCGCATCGGGCAGCAGTGGTGCGGATCAGACACACAATGCGCCTGCGCTGACACCGCCGGCATCGGCACCAGCGCCGGTACAATAATGGCGTAAATGCTGGTATATTTAGGCTATTGCAAGGGCAGGGACAGTCGGGCGTGGTGAGTCGCCGGCTGAGGGGACCTAACTGCGCCTGTCAATAAAACAACGAGTCTCTTATGAAACAAACTCAAATACGCCTGCTTGGTTTAGGCTCCGCGCTGGCGTTGCTCGCCGGTTGTGCCTCGGTCAAAAATCCGACGCCTGGCGATCCGCTGGAAGGCTACAACCGCAGTATGTTCGCGTTTAACGACGCGGTTGACCGCAACCTGCTTACGCCTGTGGCCAAGGGCTATCAGGCAGTGGTGCCCAGCCCTGTGCGCACCTGCGTTACCAATATTTTCAATAACTTCGGCGACATCTGGTCGGGCATCAACAGCTTTTTGCAGGGCCGTGGCCTGGATTCAGTCAATACCTTTGGTCGCGTGCTGTTTAACTCCACCATGGGCCTGGGCGGATGTATCGACGTCGCCTCCATGAAAGGCGCCCCACGTATTCAGAATGATTTCGGTACCACGCTGGGCGTATGGGGCTTCGGTCAGGGGCCTTATCTGGTTCTGCCACTGCTGGGCCCCTCAACCATTCGTGATACTGCCGGTACGGTGGGCGACGGTTTTGGTGGTTCTGCCGTCTATGCGAACCCTGGTGCCATCAACGATGTGCCCGTACGTAACACGATCTGGGGTATCAGTGTTGTTAACTCCCGTGCCAATCTGCTGAACGCCAGCGACCTGTTGGACGATGTCGCGCTGGACAAATACAGCTTCCTGCGTGATGCTTATTTACAACGCCGTCAGGCATTGCTGAATCAGAAGCTCGGTCCGGTTGTGCTGGATCGGGCAGACGGGCAGAACAAGGGTGGCAGCGATAACCTGCCGTCTTACGATGATCCTGAAGCGGGTGGCACGACAGGTGCGGCTGATCCAAATGTGCCGGTATATGATGACCCTGATGCCGCTGCATCAGGCACCACGCAAAGTGCAGGCAAAGCGGCCGCCCGGCCGGCAGGCGCGCTTCGGCAGCAACCTGCGGCAACGCCAACGCCGCCCGCCAGCGGTGCTGCCAGTGCCGATCCATCGCTGCCCGTCTACACGGATCCGGAAAGCAAGTAATTGAACGCATGAAT of the Advenella mimigardefordensis DPN7 genome contains:
- the glpK gene encoding glycerol kinase GlpK, whose translation is MDYLLALDQGTSSSRSILFDRNGQIVGLARQEFTQHYPQSGWVEHDALEIWRTQLVTMEKVLHQTGVDISRVRAVGITNQRETSVLWDRRTGEPLGPAIVWQDRRGEPLCRQLRDQGHEPLILEKTGLRLDAYFSATKLVWMLEHFPQARARAEKGELLFGTIDSWLIWQLTGGKVHATDVTNASRTMLFNVHTGQWDAQLLDLFQIPASLLPQVLPSSAHYGDIPADLLGYALPICGVAGDQHSALFGQACTRAGMAKNTYGTGCFALLHTGTRFTTSENGLLTTRVAQYGQPQPEFALEGSVFVAGAAVQWLRDGLGIIKKSRDVQALAESVPDTGGVMFVPAFTGLGAPYWNADARGALVGITRATTAAHIARAAIESIAYQSAALLSAMARDGAGLEQLRVDGGASVNDALMQFQADLLGIPVLRPQVVETTALGAAYLAGLQCGIWSDVDEIEQLWQIDRTFEPAMSADQAQACMAQWEKAVVQTISGT
- the dbpA gene encoding ATP-dependent RNA helicase DbpA; this encodes MSFSTLPLSEAQQKNLAELGFHTMTPIQSASLPAVLEGRDVLAQAKTGSGKTLAFGLGLLQRLNPTYFGCQALVLCPTRELAEQVAQEVRKLARALGNIKVLALYGGTALKPQAESLQHGAHIVVGTPGRVLDLVDRDVLRLSAVKVLVLDEADRMIDMGFYEDISAITQACPLKRQNLLFSATFPPAILKASEGFLMNPVHVRTDDKPDHPETDSWFVATEEADRFNTTAALLNAYRPVSTLAFCNTKAQCEALTDSLLERGIEARTLHGDMEQRDREDVLVDFIGQSCSVLVATDVAARGLDIATLDAVINVDMSPNAETHIHRVGRTGRVAGRGGLALTLCTPQEKFRAERIEQALGKPLAWLDMNTLKRGRGAFTPPMRTICIRGGKKDKLRPGDLLGALTKDLGLQASQVGKISLFDFVAFVAIERNIAQDTLQRLSQRPIKGRSFQMRFLS
- a CDS encoding glutamate synthase-related protein, encoding MSVHSSSPADQVSVIDASAIGHRPHRMPKAQGMYDPTNEHDACGVGFVANIKGRKSHAIIQQGLKILENLDHRGAVGADKLMGDGAGILLQIPDTLYREEMAKQGVTLPAEGEYGVAMVFLPKETASRLACEKELERAVRDEGQVLLGWRDVPIDHDMEMSPTVRDCEPLIRQLFIGRGPDVMVPDALERKLYVIRKTASHAIQNMHLAHGQEYFVPSASVRTVVYKGLLLANQVGIYYRDLADTRAVSALALVHQRFSTNTFPAWPLAHPYRMIAHNGEINTVKGNFNWLRAREGMMDSAVLGDDLKKLYPIVYEGQSDTATFDNCLELLVTSGYSLSHAMMMMIPEAWEQHTTMDENRRAFYEYNAAKMEPWDGPAAVAFTDGRQIGATLDRNGLRPARYLITDDDMVILASEAGTLTVPENRIIKKWRLQPGRMLLIDLEQGRIIGDDEIKSQLSNNRPYGQWIKRLRVKLDDILVHGNNHPQAPGAPATLLDRQQAFGWNQEDLKFIIQPMAKNGEEAIGSMGNDTPLAVLSSRPKSFYNYFRQLFAQVTNPPIDPIREQLVMSLVSFIGPKPNLLDINNVNPPQRIEVSQPILDFAGMSVLRDIEKYTDNKFRSAELDITYPASWGAEGIEACIAALCSSAADAVRSGLNILILSDRNMDGERVAIPALLATSAVHQHLIREGLRTATGLVVETGSAREVHHFALLGGFGAEAIYPNLVMETLAGFPEPEKAVKNYVKAVGKGLNKVMSKMGISTYMSYTGAQIFEAVGLQSALVKKYFSGTPSKIEGINVFQVAEEALRLHQAAYSEDPVLKNALDAGGEYEYRIRGEDHMWTPDSIAKLQHSTRANNYRTYKEYAQLINDQSRRHMTFRGLFEFRVDPARAIALEEVEPAKEIVKRFATGAMSLGSISTEAHSVLAVAMNRIGGKSNTGEGGEDELRYRNELRNGASGIKKGDTLASVLGSDRIEADVPLQDGDSLRSKIKQVASGRFGVSAEYLSSADQIQIKMAQGAKPGEGGQLPGHKVSEYIAKLRYSVPGVGLISPPPHHDIYSIEDLAQLIHDLKNVNPSASISTKLVSEVGVGTVAAGVAKAKSDHIVIAGHDGGTGASPISSIKHAGTSWELGLSETQQTLVLNKLRSRVRVQADGQMKTGRDVVIGALLGADEFGFATAPLVVEGCIMMRKCHLNTCPVGVATQDPVLRKKFQGKPEHVVNFFFFIAEEVREIMAQLGIRKFDELIGRADLLDMRAGIEHWKARGLDFSNIFYQPEVDTFVRHTEEQDHGLDKALDIQLLERSKAALERAEKVSFIVPIRNRNRTVGSMLSGAVARKYGHEGLPEDTIHIQLNGTAGQSFGAFLAHGVTFDLVGEGNDYVGKGLSGGRIIVRSPNDFRGYGPDHIIAGNTLLYGALAGDAYFNGVVGERFAVRNSGAATVVEGTGDHGCEYMTGGTVVVLGETGRNFAAGMSGGVAYVWDPEGELKSRCNMSMVELSEVAAHDDQLKENRQEGWHSIQRGQERQTDESILRTLVENHFRLTGSFRARDLLGDWDKARKQFVKVMPTDYKRALAEIWQSEQSARKAA